The following proteins come from a genomic window of Acidimicrobiia bacterium:
- a CDS encoding SigB/SigF/SigG family RNA polymerase sigma factor: MAEPRPEEDTVIALFERRDEEDARRAIVERFDPLARSLAKRFTGRGVPLDDLEQVARFGMLNAIDRFDAERGVKFATFAGRTIIGELKRHLRDQAWSLRVPRSLHDLWLETGKAIDTLTQRLARTPTIREIAAELDEDMDRIIEAIDAGSAFTAGSLDSPVGEEGSATLADVLGDVDSALERAGERSTLSEHLTRLPDRERTILYLRFFEGKTQSEIAIVVGVSQVHVGRILARTLDDLRNAISESGGA; encoded by the coding sequence ATGGCTGAGCCCCGGCCCGAGGAGGACACCGTCATCGCCCTCTTCGAGCGCCGCGACGAGGAGGACGCCAGGCGGGCCATCGTCGAGAGGTTCGACCCGCTCGCCCGCAGCCTGGCGAAGCGCTTCACGGGCCGCGGCGTCCCACTCGACGACCTCGAGCAAGTCGCCCGCTTCGGGATGCTCAACGCCATCGACCGCTTCGACGCCGAGCGGGGGGTGAAGTTCGCCACGTTCGCGGGCAGGACCATCATCGGGGAGTTGAAGCGTCATCTCCGCGACCAAGCCTGGTCGCTTCGGGTGCCCCGCTCCCTCCACGACCTCTGGCTCGAGACCGGCAAGGCGATCGACACCCTGACCCAGCGCCTCGCCCGAACCCCCACCATCAGGGAGATCGCAGCTGAGCTCGACGAGGACATGGACAGGATCATCGAAGCGATCGACGCCGGCAGCGCATTCACAGCCGGCTCGCTCGACAGCCCCGTCGGCGAAGAGGGAAGCGCGACGCTCGCCGACGTGCTCGGTGACGTCGACTCGGCTCTCGAGAGAGCAGGTGAGCGCTCGACACTCTCGGAGCACCTGACGAGGCTGCCTGACAGGGAGAGAACGATCCTGTACCTCCGGTTCTTCGAGGGGAAGACCCAGAGCGAGATCGCCATCGTCGTCGGCGTCTCACAGGTCCATGTCGGGCGGATCCTGGCTCGAACGCTGGACGACCTTCGAAACGCCATCTCGGAGAGCGGCGGAGCCTGA
- a CDS encoding ATP-binding protein, with amino-acid sequence MRLELPADEYAPAAVRRGMETERGRLGSCFDDVALILSELVSNSVRHAGAHEIEVVVDFEGPRVHVAVTDAGTGFERVAAAENGGLGLVIVDELASDWGVERGDGTTVWASVDRDRCHASG; translated from the coding sequence ATGCGACTTGAGCTCCCGGCGGACGAGTACGCGCCTGCGGCGGTGCGCCGCGGGATGGAGACGGAGCGGGGTCGGCTCGGATCATGCTTCGACGACGTCGCCCTCATCCTCTCGGAACTCGTCAGCAACAGCGTTCGGCATGCCGGCGCCCACGAGATCGAGGTCGTCGTGGATTTCGAAGGACCTCGAGTCCATGTCGCGGTGACGGACGCAGGAACGGGATTCGAGCGTGTTGCGGCCGCGGAGAACGGGGGTCTCGGCCTCGTCATCGTCGACGAGCTCGCGTCAGACTGGGGAGTCGAGCGAGGAGACGGGACGACCGTGTGGGCGTCGGTGGATCGAGATCGGTGCCACGCCTCCGGGTAG
- a CDS encoding SpoIIE family protein phosphatase gives MTLLRPTRRRLRIGGATTVAPFAVLVVVGLAIALFVLVRAAAGRVTDARESSEVAMVSSSSIEVLATAYRESGLGALFLVSGDSAMLEEYRATASSTDAAVSAFQEARAEAPRRVAAVFDQASGALAALQQIRASVSVRDAGDDSNLYAAVVAPMREALGEAAFFTQNASDAETRRAIARLVGVVDALAARRDLIVELIARREPPSREEETQLILIGRDLAFNRTEGADLLEGEARDMVESLDDSDAGGAAESALRTILEDARAGIFMTSHRDWFDVATAQLEEVVDVTAVLGDDIEERAVQGVLGSRRAVTLTSLLLGGLLALSVLAAIGAINATRGRITALHEHGELVAGLLRWFGTESRPAIAGIESEVRYVPSAAYAGAGGDWYDLFIDGTGALALVVGDVAGHGSRAVAHMAETRNVLRGLGQAAIGGPARQLELVDQTIELADLTTLLYAVLAADGESLLYSRAGHLPGIIRRADGSTELLGEGSDPPLGIGFEGPRTEASVTFDPGDLIVLFTDGLVEAPGSDLLESIEATAAFIASHGDGDLGALADGLVARRPHRADEDDLSLLIVRRDQGARSLQIELVQQPGDLEDSGDR, from the coding sequence ATGACGCTGCTCCGGCCGACGCGTCGACGGCTGCGTATCGGGGGCGCGACCACCGTCGCTCCCTTCGCGGTTCTCGTCGTCGTCGGATTGGCGATCGCTCTGTTCGTCCTCGTCCGCGCCGCCGCGGGCCGCGTCACCGATGCCCGTGAGTCGTCCGAGGTGGCGATGGTCTCATCGTCCTCGATCGAGGTGCTCGCCACCGCCTATCGGGAGAGCGGGCTCGGGGCGTTGTTCTTGGTTTCCGGCGATTCCGCCATGCTCGAGGAGTACCGGGCGACGGCGTCGTCGACGGATGCCGCGGTGTCGGCTTTCCAGGAGGCGCGGGCGGAGGCGCCGCGTCGGGTGGCTGCCGTTTTCGACCAGGCATCCGGGGCGCTGGCGGCACTGCAGCAGATCCGTGCCAGCGTGTCTGTCCGCGACGCCGGCGACGACTCGAATCTCTACGCCGCCGTGGTGGCCCCGATGCGGGAAGCACTCGGAGAGGCGGCCTTCTTCACCCAGAACGCCTCGGATGCCGAGACGAGGCGAGCGATCGCCAGGCTGGTCGGCGTCGTCGATGCGCTGGCGGCTCGCCGAGACTTGATCGTCGAGTTGATCGCTCGCCGTGAGCCGCCGTCTCGGGAGGAGGAGACCCAGCTGATCCTCATCGGGCGCGACCTGGCGTTCAACCGGACCGAGGGCGCCGACCTGCTCGAGGGCGAGGCTCGTGACATGGTCGAGTCACTCGACGACTCGGACGCCGGCGGCGCCGCCGAGAGCGCGCTCCGGACGATCCTCGAGGACGCCCGTGCGGGCATCTTCATGACAAGCCACAGGGACTGGTTCGACGTGGCGACGGCGCAACTCGAAGAGGTCGTCGATGTGACCGCGGTACTCGGCGACGACATCGAGGAGCGTGCCGTCCAAGGCGTCCTGGGCAGCAGGCGGGCCGTCACCCTCACGAGTCTGCTGCTCGGCGGGCTGCTGGCTCTGTCCGTGCTGGCGGCGATCGGCGCCATCAACGCAACCCGAGGCCGCATCACTGCGCTGCACGAGCACGGAGAGCTCGTCGCAGGGCTGCTGCGCTGGTTCGGCACGGAGTCTCGACCAGCGATCGCCGGGATCGAGTCCGAGGTGCGATACGTGCCATCAGCAGCGTACGCCGGCGCCGGGGGAGACTGGTACGACCTGTTCATCGACGGTACCGGCGCCCTCGCCTTGGTGGTCGGCGACGTCGCGGGCCACGGCTCGCGAGCGGTCGCCCACATGGCCGAGACCCGCAACGTCCTCCGAGGCCTCGGTCAGGCCGCCATCGGTGGCCCTGCGAGGCAGCTCGAGCTCGTCGACCAGACGATCGAGCTGGCCGACCTCACGACACTCCTGTACGCGGTGCTTGCCGCCGATGGCGAGTCGCTGTTGTACAGCCGGGCAGGCCACCTGCCGGGCATCATTCGCAGGGCCGACGGCTCGACGGAGCTGCTCGGCGAAGGGTCCGATCCGCCGCTCGGGATCGGCTTCGAGGGGCCCCGGACTGAAGCGTCGGTGACGTTCGATCCCGGCGACCTGATCGTGCTCTTCACGGACGGCCTCGTCGAGGCACCCGGGTCGGATCTGCTCGAGTCCATCGAGGCGACGGCGGCCTTCATCGCCTCACATGGTGATGGGGACCTCGGAGCCCTGGCCGACGGGCTCGTTGCTCGTCGCCCTCATCGGGCGGACGAGGACGACCTCTCGCTCCTCATCGTGCGGCGAGACCAGGGGGCTCGCTCACTCCAGATCGAGCTTGTCCAACAACCCGGTGATCTCGAGGATTCGGGAGACCGCTGA
- a CDS encoding nitroreductase family protein — MKNDIYRQILGLRAIRSFRPDPLADEHLEAILEAGRWTGSAKNAQNWSFIVVDEPGQREALAGCGDFMTPVRHAPLTIALVQEPDGYELDTGRLAQNMMLAASTVGVASCPVTLHRDGDAAAVLGLPAGRRCRYAIAFGYPSKGTEPRPLGGRKPLAELVHRNRYGTSSNRA, encoded by the coding sequence ATGAAGAACGACATCTACCGACAGATCTTGGGGCTGCGAGCCATCCGCTCGTTTCGGCCGGACCCGCTCGCCGACGAGCACCTCGAAGCGATCCTCGAGGCGGGAAGGTGGACGGGGAGCGCCAAGAACGCGCAGAACTGGTCGTTCATCGTCGTCGACGAACCCGGCCAGAGAGAAGCGCTCGCAGGCTGCGGAGACTTCATGACCCCGGTCCGCCATGCCCCGCTGACCATCGCGCTCGTCCAGGAGCCGGACGGCTACGAGCTCGACACCGGACGCCTCGCCCAGAACATGATGCTCGCAGCATCCACGGTTGGCGTGGCGTCCTGCCCGGTTACCTTGCACCGCGACGGAGATGCCGCCGCCGTGCTCGGCCTCCCGGCCGGCAGGCGCTGCCGGTATGCCATCGCATTCGGCTACCCGAGCAAGGGCACCGAGCCGCGGCCGCTCGGAGGCCGCAAGCCACTCGCCGAGCTCGTCCATCGCAACCGCTACGGCACGTCAAGTAACCGAGCCTGA
- a CDS encoding DUF6328 family protein, protein MAETAEVRNGGEGLSQNDVDDAFRAILEGLRTTLPGVQVLFAFLLTLPFQPAFGDLRGVDRTAYYVAFFGSAVSSVILIAPSVHQRVRAPISGVRRRSSAHLRFTVMLTIVGSVIFAIALASAVFLVSTLVFADVAASVATVVVSLGIAWSWFYVPAVTFEPNGLPGSRDG, encoded by the coding sequence TTGGCTGAGACAGCTGAAGTCCGGAACGGCGGAGAGGGCCTGTCGCAGAACGACGTCGACGATGCCTTCCGAGCGATCCTCGAAGGGTTGCGGACGACGTTGCCCGGTGTGCAGGTCCTCTTCGCCTTCCTCCTCACGCTCCCGTTTCAGCCGGCGTTCGGCGACCTTCGCGGTGTCGACCGGACGGCGTATTACGTTGCCTTCTTCGGCTCGGCCGTCTCGTCTGTGATCCTCATCGCGCCGAGCGTGCACCAGCGCGTCAGAGCCCCCATCTCCGGGGTGCGGCGCCGGTCGTCCGCGCACCTGCGTTTCACGGTCATGCTCACGATCGTCGGCTCGGTCATATTCGCGATCGCCCTCGCATCGGCCGTGTTCCTGGTGTCGACGCTGGTGTTCGCCGACGTCGCCGCGTCAGTTGCGACCGTTGTCGTCTCGCTCGGGATTGCCTGGTCGTGGTTCTACGTACCTGCCGTCACGTTCGAGCCGAACGGTTTACCGGGCTCTCGCGACGGGTAG
- the murI gene encoding glutamate racemase, with amino-acid sequence MATIGVFDSGVGGLSILDQIRVQHPSVHVIYLADQRHAPYGERTLAEVRARAVAVSTFLLGRGAEAIVVACNSASAAALHHLRARFSPVPFVGMEPAVKPAAANSSKRVVGVLATTATFQGELYASVVDRHAAGVQVIAVPAPGLAAAVEEGRDELAGDLLVRYLEPLLVAGIDKLVLGCTHYPFIAHLIAEVLGPDVELVDPSGAVARQLGRLVDTAGVGSGSVEYLTTGDAGRFGEQLRRLVAGGPEPGWVTIP; translated from the coding sequence GTGGCGACCATCGGAGTGTTCGACTCAGGCGTCGGAGGCCTCTCGATCCTCGACCAGATACGCGTCCAGCACCCTTCTGTTCACGTGATCTACCTCGCCGACCAGCGCCACGCCCCGTACGGTGAGCGCACCCTCGCCGAGGTACGGGCCAGGGCGGTCGCCGTCAGCACCTTCCTCCTCGGTCGAGGCGCCGAAGCGATCGTCGTGGCATGCAACAGTGCATCCGCTGCTGCCTTGCATCATCTGCGCGCCCGGTTCTCGCCCGTCCCATTCGTCGGCATGGAACCGGCCGTCAAGCCCGCCGCAGCCAACAGCTCCAAGCGAGTAGTCGGCGTGCTGGCCACGACGGCGACGTTTCAGGGTGAGCTCTACGCCTCGGTCGTCGATCGCCACGCCGCCGGTGTCCAGGTGATCGCCGTCCCCGCCCCGGGGCTGGCGGCTGCCGTCGAGGAGGGTCGCGACGAGCTGGCGGGTGACCTCCTCGTCCGGTACCTCGAGCCGCTGCTTGTCGCCGGCATCGACAAGCTGGTGCTCGGTTGCACCCACTACCCCTTCATCGCTCACCTCATCGCAGAGGTGCTCGGGCCGGACGTCGAGCTCGTCGACCCCTCCGGCGCGGTGGCCAGGCAGCTCGGGAGGCTCGTCGACACCGCCGGGGTCGGAAGCGGCTCCGTCGAGTACCTCACGACGGGTGACGCCGGGAGGTTCGGCGAGCAGCTGCGCCGGCTCGTAGCCGGCGGCCCCGAACCGGGATGGGTGACGATCCCATGA
- a CDS encoding ABC transporter substrate-binding protein, with protein MRRPWGLLALVIVSAACTGDTTPPTTEAALPAATQPTIAPSQTATTSPATPEIRADGVTVTDDTIYLGVLADLSGPFSGLVVDIVDAQLVFWADLNERGGIADRQIELMVSDTGYDVARHRLKYEALRDHVVMFAHSTGSPHTAAIADDLVADHRLATVATWYSGWADPVLGANILETGSNYCLEAMNALTYIAEEQRAQAGALPQVAIATDAGDYGQDSAAGAKHVLASLGAEVVFDGEGAISSSADLAAIGAGIAQSGADWAWLATDPTSSAAIVRAAIQQGYAGEWSGAMPSFSARLLDTALGDYLSQTWLMSALFTPIGADVEGMGDVYDVLADAFPSRYPSDALVKGYLEFSVVRSVLERAAEIGDMTPEGLEVAAGSIGSYVFDGLSPANVYAGNPNDAVTRASALYRPSKQLFDQAGGLGASLGAGAASPFVSVEGFFVSPAAADYTFEGPCHTL; from the coding sequence GTGAGACGCCCGTGGGGCCTTCTTGCGCTCGTGATCGTCTCGGCAGCGTGCACGGGCGACACAACTCCTCCGACCACCGAGGCGGCGCTTCCTGCGGCGACGCAGCCGACAATCGCTCCCAGCCAGACGGCCACCACCTCTCCCGCGACACCCGAGATCAGGGCGGACGGGGTCACCGTCACCGACGACACGATCTATCTCGGCGTGCTCGCCGACCTCTCCGGGCCGTTCAGCGGCCTGGTGGTCGATATCGTGGACGCCCAGTTGGTGTTCTGGGCCGACCTCAACGAGCGCGGTGGGATCGCAGATCGCCAGATCGAGCTGATGGTGTCCGACACCGGGTACGACGTCGCACGGCATCGGCTGAAGTACGAAGCATTGCGCGACCACGTGGTGATGTTCGCCCACTCGACCGGATCGCCGCACACTGCCGCCATCGCCGACGACCTCGTCGCCGATCACCGCCTGGCGACCGTTGCCACGTGGTACTCCGGCTGGGCCGACCCGGTGCTTGGTGCCAACATCCTCGAGACCGGCAGCAACTACTGCTTGGAAGCCATGAACGCCCTCACGTACATCGCAGAGGAGCAGAGGGCGCAGGCGGGAGCCTTGCCGCAGGTAGCCATCGCAACGGATGCCGGCGACTATGGGCAGGACTCGGCAGCAGGTGCCAAGCACGTGCTGGCGTCGCTCGGCGCCGAGGTGGTCTTCGACGGTGAGGGGGCCATCTCGTCGAGCGCCGATCTGGCCGCCATCGGCGCCGGCATCGCGCAGAGCGGCGCCGATTGGGCCTGGCTGGCGACCGATCCGACGTCTTCCGCGGCCATCGTCAGGGCGGCCATCCAGCAGGGCTACGCGGGTGAGTGGTCGGGGGCGATGCCGTCGTTCTCGGCGCGCCTGCTCGACACCGCGCTCGGCGACTACCTGTCGCAGACCTGGCTCATGTCAGCGCTCTTCACTCCGATCGGTGCAGACGTCGAGGGTATGGGAGACGTCTACGACGTGCTGGCGGACGCCTTCCCAAGCCGCTATCCGAGCGATGCGCTCGTGAAGGGCTACCTGGAGTTCTCGGTGGTTCGCTCCGTGCTGGAGCGGGCAGCCGAGATCGGCGACATGACTCCCGAGGGGCTCGAGGTGGCGGCGGGCTCCATCGGGTCGTACGTGTTCGACGGACTCTCGCCCGCCAACGTGTACGCCGGCAACCCGAACGACGCCGTCACGCGGGCCTCGGCGCTGTATCGCCCTTCGAAGCAGCTCTTCGACCAGGCGGGCGGCCTCGGAGCGAGCCTCGGTGCCGGAGCGGCGTCGCCTTTCGTGTCCGTCGAGGGCTTCTTCGTCTCTCCAGCCGCAGCGGACTACACGTTCGAGGGTCCCTGCCACACGTTGTGA
- a CDS encoding macro domain-containing protein: MTTTVIRVVQGDLTTQDTDVIVNAANEQLAHGGGVAAAIVRAGGDIVQDESDRWVLEHGPVGAGSAAVTSAGSMPAHHVVHVVGPRYEPDGDNARLLAQAVATALDAATAHGARTVALPAISAGVFGYPLVEATAVIASATMRWVKSHPEALDEVRLVGHDGDVAGAFLAALD; the protein is encoded by the coding sequence ATGACCACCACGGTGATCCGGGTCGTCCAGGGCGATCTCACGACACAGGACACAGACGTCATCGTCAACGCCGCCAACGAGCAGCTCGCCCACGGGGGCGGGGTAGCGGCCGCCATCGTGCGCGCCGGGGGTGACATCGTGCAGGACGAGTCCGACCGATGGGTCCTCGAGCACGGCCCCGTCGGTGCCGGCAGCGCGGCGGTGACCTCGGCCGGGTCGATGCCGGCCCACCACGTCGTCCACGTCGTCGGCCCTCGATACGAACCTGACGGGGACAACGCCCGATTGCTCGCCCAGGCCGTCGCGACGGCGCTCGACGCCGCCACCGCTCACGGTGCTCGCACGGTGGCGCTCCCTGCCATCTCGGCCGGGGTCTTCGGGTATCCCCTCGTCGAGGCGACCGCAGTCATCGCGTCCGCCACCATGCGGTGGGTGAAGAGCCACCCAGAGGCGCTCGACGAGGTGCGGCTCGTGGGACACGACGGCGACGTGGCCGGGGCATTCCTGGCGGCGCTCGACTGA
- a CDS encoding homoserine O-acetyltransferase, with amino-acid sequence MPEGVGSVSTKFFTFGSADRPFVLMNGAALPEVTLAYETYGALNEARDNAVLVFHALTGSHHAAGHNPSLPEVGTRWTEEYHVGWWDDFIGPGKAVDTDKWFVICANYLGGCYGSTGPTSIDPATGVPYSSRFPRVRFGDMVDTQVELARSLGIEKLHAAIGGSTGGFMVLSLATRYPDFVDVAVPIASGLRTTSLHTLLNFEQMNAIYADPDFRGGDYHVERPPNRGLALARIISHKSFISLKDLRLRARDEVIETSDQPGALPIEHPLESYMWHQGAKFVDRFDANSYLRIVDAWQNFDLVTEAGVEDMSEVFVACKHQRYLVFSIDSDVCYYQDEQQEMVEYLETADVPNRWITVHSDKGHDSFLLEPDLYAPHLANTLSGW; translated from the coding sequence ATGCCGGAAGGCGTCGGCTCGGTAAGCACCAAGTTCTTCACGTTCGGCTCCGCCGACCGTCCGTTCGTGCTCATGAACGGGGCGGCGCTGCCCGAGGTGACCCTGGCGTACGAGACGTACGGAGCCCTCAACGAGGCCAGGGACAACGCCGTCCTCGTGTTCCACGCTCTCACAGGCAGCCACCACGCCGCCGGGCACAACCCGTCGCTCCCCGAGGTGGGAACTCGCTGGACCGAGGAGTATCACGTCGGGTGGTGGGACGACTTCATCGGGCCGGGGAAGGCGGTCGACACGGACAAGTGGTTCGTCATCTGTGCCAACTACCTGGGCGGCTGCTACGGCTCGACCGGCCCGACCTCGATCGATCCTGCGACGGGAGTCCCATACTCCTCACGATTTCCGAGGGTTCGGTTCGGCGACATGGTCGACACGCAGGTCGAACTGGCGCGCAGCCTCGGCATCGAGAAGCTCCATGCGGCCATCGGCGGTTCGACGGGGGGCTTCATGGTGCTGTCGCTCGCCACTCGCTACCCCGACTTCGTCGACGTCGCCGTCCCGATCGCGTCCGGTCTGCGCACCACGTCGCTGCACACCCTCCTCAACTTCGAGCAGATGAACGCCATCTACGCGGATCCGGACTTCAGGGGTGGCGACTACCACGTCGAACGTCCTCCGAACCGCGGGCTGGCGCTGGCGAGGATCATCAGCCACAAGAGCTTCATCTCACTGAAGGATCTCCGCCTGCGAGCCCGCGACGAGGTGATCGAGACGTCCGACCAGCCGGGCGCGCTGCCGATCGAGCACCCCCTCGAGTCGTACATGTGGCACCAGGGCGCCAAGTTCGTCGACCGCTTCGACGCAAACTCCTACCTCAGGATCGTGGATGCGTGGCAGAACTTCGATCTCGTCACCGAAGCGGGGGTCGAGGACATGTCGGAGGTGTTCGTCGCCTGCAAGCACCAGCGCTACCTCGTCTTCTCGATCGACTCGGACGTGTGCTACTACCAGGACGAGCAGCAGGAGATGGTCGAGTACCTCGAGACCGCCGACGTGCCCAACCGTTGGATCACGGTCCACTCGGACAAGGGACACGACTCGTTTCTCCTGGAGCCGGACCTCTACGCCCCGCACCTGGCGAACACGCTGTCGGGCTGGTGA
- a CDS encoding OmpA family protein, translated as MQEPHAADTPDAASVDEYVERIQRRYEEASARVLGPTRHEPDVHIDDRQVEELEVNAVEGLAVRHRSHRTDMAVPVIEPAVVDDDGTLFELDPEPAADDDDAAPHAEQDEPALLDDLEVASNLATDAPARPWPRPVNTDVRIPVRRPIRRAQPEPADPKRFIVPFLGVVFLGLVAIWLAAWFESGAGDPVSVQERIDQALAVPEFAGIATRVEDRTLVLVGVVADEELVAAATRVFGRIPGFESIDNRLVVSLGAAVVRSDADILADAQSTLDANGFTRVEATVEDQVVTLRGTVRTTEQESQAVAAVERLNGVARVVSDLEVVPLRPQSELAAEARAIVAASGYSHLSIEVEADVATLSGVVDRAGIEGGVFESVEPLKLRLLAIDGVGVVRLRLQLKGDEGRLREALVTLIDASPIVFPSASSELSPESLAALDEAARIILGQPGLRVLIAGHTDATGEAAPNASLAQGRGDAVRSYLVAAGVPANRLFVVAYGELFPGEQGGDADRRVEFEVGP; from the coding sequence ATGCAGGAACCTCACGCGGCAGACACGCCAGACGCGGCGAGCGTCGACGAGTACGTCGAACGCATTCAGAGGCGTTACGAAGAAGCATCGGCGCGCGTCCTCGGGCCGACGCGCCATGAGCCGGACGTCCACATCGACGATCGCCAGGTCGAGGAGCTCGAGGTCAACGCGGTCGAGGGCCTGGCGGTGAGGCACCGCAGCCACCGCACGGACATGGCGGTTCCCGTGATCGAGCCCGCCGTCGTCGATGACGATGGGACGCTCTTCGAGCTCGATCCCGAGCCTGCTGCCGACGACGACGATGCTGCGCCACACGCCGAGCAGGACGAGCCCGCTCTCCTCGACGACCTCGAGGTCGCCTCGAACCTTGCGACGGATGCTCCCGCTCGTCCGTGGCCGCGGCCCGTCAACACCGACGTGCGGATTCCCGTGCGGCGCCCGATACGGCGTGCCCAACCCGAACCCGCCGACCCGAAGCGATTCATCGTCCCGTTCCTCGGCGTGGTGTTCCTGGGACTGGTCGCCATCTGGCTGGCCGCCTGGTTCGAGTCGGGCGCCGGCGACCCCGTTTCCGTGCAGGAGCGGATCGACCAGGCACTGGCGGTCCCCGAGTTCGCCGGCATCGCCACCCGAGTCGAGGACCGGACCCTCGTCCTCGTCGGCGTCGTAGCCGACGAGGAGCTCGTGGCGGCCGCCACCCGCGTCTTCGGCAGGATCCCGGGATTCGAGTCGATCGACAACCGCCTCGTCGTGTCGCTCGGAGCCGCCGTCGTGCGCTCCGACGCCGACATCCTGGCCGACGCACAGTCGACGCTCGATGCCAACGGGTTCACCCGCGTCGAGGCGACCGTCGAGGACCAGGTGGTCACGCTGCGGGGGACCGTTCGCACGACGGAGCAGGAGAGTCAGGCCGTTGCGGCCGTCGAGCGTCTCAACGGGGTCGCCCGAGTCGTCAGCGACCTCGAAGTCGTCCCGCTTCGTCCCCAGAGCGAGCTTGCAGCAGAGGCACGTGCGATCGTGGCGGCGAGCGGCTATTCCCATCTCTCGATCGAGGTCGAGGCAGACGTGGCCACCCTGTCCGGCGTCGTCGATCGTGCCGGTATCGAAGGGGGAGTCTTCGAGTCGGTCGAGCCGCTGAAGCTGCGATTGCTGGCGATCGACGGGGTCGGCGTCGTCCGTCTCCGTCTCCAGCTCAAGGGCGACGAGGGTCGCCTCCGTGAGGCCCTGGTCACCCTGATCGACGCCAGCCCGATCGTCTTCCCTTCTGCGTCGTCCGAGTTGTCGCCGGAGAGCCTCGCCGCCCTCGACGAGGCCGCTCGCATCATCCTTGGCCAGCCGGGACTGCGCGTGCTCATCGCCGGGCACACCGACGCGACAGGAGAGGCCGCGCCGAATGCCTCCCTCGCCCAAGGGCGAGGCGACGCGGTGCGCTCGTACCTCGTCGCAGCAGGCGTCCCCGCCAACCGGCTCTTCGTCGTGGCATACGGGGAGCTCTTCCCTGGCGAGCAGGGCGGCGACGCCGATCGGCGGGTCGAGTTCGAGGTCGGCCCGTGA
- a CDS encoding STAS domain-containing protein, with protein MSTFSYSIEQLGDRPVAKVEGEIDLAAVDGFEGAIDALTAEAGDRDALLDMADVTFLDSSGLRVLMKAHQRWTDAGSTLTIRNPSSAVSRILEITGLLDKLDLE; from the coding sequence GTGTCCACATTCTCCTATTCCATCGAGCAGCTCGGCGACCGCCCGGTGGCCAAGGTCGAGGGTGAGATCGATCTCGCAGCGGTAGACGGGTTCGAGGGCGCCATCGACGCCCTGACGGCGGAGGCCGGCGACCGCGACGCGTTGCTCGACATGGCCGACGTCACGTTTCTCGACTCGAGCGGCCTGCGGGTACTCATGAAGGCTCACCAGCGCTGGACCGACGCCGGGAGCACGCTCACGATCCGCAATCCCTCATCAGCGGTCTCCCGAATCCTCGAGATCACCGGGTTGTTGGACAAGCTCGATCTGGAGTGA
- a CDS encoding SDR family NAD(P)-dependent oxidoreductase, giving the protein MVSRAVLITGCSSGIGEATARRLVRAGWPVYASARNVADLAALEEEGATPLRLDVTDRDSMDAAVDAVVSDHGAVGVLVNNAGYSQSGTIEEVTDDKIRRQFETNLFGPIHLIRRVLPGMRAQRWGKVVNLSSIGGRLVFPGAGYYHAAKHAIEALSDALRLEVRDFGIDTIVIEPGLIRTGFADGITEHIDIDEDSPYADFVASVHAVSVGAYGPDGTASRWGGDADRVAAAIEKAITAKHPGTRYRVTASAKVLLTARDLVPDRVWDAAVRRAFGRPADRR; this is encoded by the coding sequence ATGGTGTCCAGGGCCGTGTTGATCACGGGCTGCTCGTCCGGGATCGGTGAAGCAACGGCCAGGCGGCTGGTAAGGGCCGGATGGCCGGTCTACGCCAGTGCCCGCAACGTGGCGGACCTCGCCGCCCTCGAGGAGGAAGGTGCCACCCCGCTTCGCCTCGACGTGACGGACCGCGATTCGATGGACGCCGCCGTCGATGCCGTCGTCTCCGACCACGGCGCAGTCGGCGTCCTCGTCAACAACGCCGGGTACAGCCAGAGCGGTACGATCGAGGAGGTCACGGACGACAAGATCCGGCGTCAGTTCGAGACGAACCTGTTCGGCCCGATCCATCTGATCAGGCGGGTTCTCCCGGGGATGCGCGCCCAGCGGTGGGGCAAGGTCGTCAACCTGTCGTCCATCGGCGGGCGCCTCGTGTTCCCCGGCGCGGGCTATTACCACGCCGCCAAGCACGCCATCGAGGCGCTCAGCGACGCCCTGAGGCTCGAGGTGCGCGACTTCGGCATCGACACGATCGTCATCGAACCGGGCCTCATCCGCACCGGGTTCGCAGACGGCATCACCGAGCACATCGACATCGACGAGGACAGCCCCTACGCCGACTTCGTTGCGAGCGTCCACGCCGTCTCGGTCGGGGCGTACGGCCCGGATGGGACGGCGAGCCGGTGGGGAGGCGATGCCGACCGCGTCGCCGCCGCAATCGAGAAGGCGATCACGGCGAAACACCCCGGAACGAGGTATCGAGTGACCGCATCGGCCAAGGTGCTCTTGACGGCCCGCGACCTCGTCCCCGACCGGGTCTGGGATGCCGCTGTGCGACGGGCCTTCGGTCGGCCGGCCGATCGCCGCTGA